A genomic segment from Saimiri boliviensis isolate mSaiBol1 chromosome 14, mSaiBol1.pri, whole genome shotgun sequence encodes:
- the LINGO3 gene encoding leucine-rich repeat and immunoglobulin-like domain-containing nogo receptor-interacting protein 3 translates to MTCWLCVLSLPLLLLPAAPPLAGGCPARCECTPQTRAVACARRRLTAVPEGIPAETRLLELSRNRIRCLNPGDLAALPALEELDLSENAIAHVEPGAFANLPRLRVLRLRGNQLKLIPPGVFTRLDNLTLLDLSENKLVILLDYAFQDLRSLRRLEVGDNDLVFISRRAFAGLLALEELTLERCNLTALSGESLGHLRGLGALRLRHLAIAALEDQNFRRLPGLLHLEIDNWPLLEEVAAGSLRGLNLSSLSVTHTNISAVPAAALRHQAHLTCLNLSHNPISTVPRGSFRDLVRLRELHLAGALLAVVEPQAFLGLRQIRLLNLSDNLLSTLEESTFHSVNTLETLRVDGNPLACDCRLLWIVQRRKTLNFDGRLPACATPAEVRGDALRKLPDSVLFEYFVCRKPKIRERRLQRVTAAAGEDVRFLCRAEGEPAPSVAWVTPQHRAVTAASAGRARVLPGGTLEIRDARPQDSGTYTCVASNAGGNDTYFATLSVRPEPAANRTPGEARNETLAALRAPLDLTTILVSTAMGCITFLGVVLFCFVLLFVWSRGRGQHKNNFSVEYSFRKVDGPAAAAGQGGARKFNMKMI, encoded by the coding sequence ATGACCTGCTGGCTGTGCGTCCTGAGTctgcccctgctgctgctgcccgcGGCGCCGCCCCTGGCCGGAGGCTGCCCAGCCCGCTGCGAGTGCACCCCGCAGACCCGCGCCGTGGCCTGTGCGCGCCGCCGCCTGACCGCCGTGCCGGAAGGCATCCCGGCCGAGACGCGCCTGCTGGAGCTCAGCCGCAACCGCATCCGCTGCCTGAACCCGGGCGACCTGGCCGCGCTGCCCGCACTGGAGGAGCTGGACCTGAGCGAGAACGCTATCGCGCACGTGGAGCCCGGCGCCTTCGCCAACCTGCCGCGCCTGCGCGTCCTGCGTCTCCGGGGCAACCAGCTGAAGCTCATCCCGCCCGGGGTCTTCACGCGCCTGGACAACCTCACGCTGCTGGACCTGAGCGAGAACAAGCTGGTGATCCTGCTGGACTACGCGTTCCAGGACCTGCGCAGCCTGCGGCGCCTGGAGGTGGGCGACAACGACCTGGTCTTCATCTCGCGCCGGGCCTTCGCGGGGCTGCTGGCGCTGGAAGAGCTCACGCTGGAGCGCTGCAACCTCACGGCGCTATCCGGGGAGTCGCTGGGCCACCTGCGCGGCCTGGGCGCCCTGCGGCTGCGCCACCTGGCCATCGCAGCCCTGGAGGACCAGAACTTCCGCAGGCTGCCCGGGCTGCTGCACCTGGAGATCGACAACTGGCCGCTGCTGGAGGAGGTGGCGGCGGGCAGCCTGCGGGGCCTGAACCTGAGCTCGCTGTCCGTCACCCACACCAACATCAGCGCCGTGCCGGCCGCCGCCCTGCGCCACCAGGCGCACCtgacctgcctcaacctctcgcaCAACCCCATCAGCACCGTGCCGCGCGGCTCGTTCCGGGACCTGGTCCGCCTGCGCGAGCTGCACCTGGCCGGGGCCCTGCTGGCCGTGGTGGAGCCGCAGGCCTTCCTGGGCCTGCGCCAGATCCGCCTGCTCAACCTGTCCGACAACCTGCTGTCCACGCTGGAGGAGAGCACCTTCCACTCGGTGAACACGCTGGAGACGCTGCGCGTGGACGGGAACCCGCTGGCCTGCGACTGCCGCCTGCTGTGGATCGTGCAGCGGCGCAAGACGCTCAACTTCGACGGGCGGCTGCCGGCCTGCGCCACCCCCGCCGAGGTGCGCGGCGACGCGCTGCGCAAGCTGCCCGACTCGGTGCTGTTCGAGTACTTCGTGTGCCGCAAGCCCAAGATCCGCGAGCGGCGGCTGCAGCGCGTCACGGCGGCCGCGGGCGAGGACGTGCGCTTCCTGTGCCGCGCCGAGGGCGAGCCCGCGCCCAGCGTGGCCTGGGTGACGCCGCAGCACCGCGCGGTGACGGCCGCCAGCGCGGGCCGGGCGCGCGTGCTCCCCGGGGGCACCCTGGAGATCCGGGACGCGCGGCCGCAGGACAGCGGCACCTACACGTGCGTGGCCAGCAACGCGGGCGGCAACGACACCTACTTCGCCACGCTGAGCGTGCGGCCCGAGCCGGCCGCCAACCGGACCCCGGGCGAGGCGCGCAACGAGACGCTGGCGGCCCTGCGCGCGCCGCTGGACCTCACCACCATCCTGGTGTCCACCGCCATGGGCTGCATCACGTTCCTGGGCGTGGTCCTCTTCTGCTTCGTGCTGCTGTTTGTGTGGAGCCGCGGCCGCGGGCAGCACAAGAACAACTTCTCCGTGGAGTACTCGTTCCGCAAGGTGGACGGGCCGGCGGCCGCGGCGGGCCAGGGGGGCGCGCGCAAGTTCAACATGAAGATGATCTGA
- the PEAK3 gene encoding LOW QUALITY PROTEIN: protein PEAK3 (The sequence of the model RefSeq protein was modified relative to this genomic sequence to represent the inferred CDS: inserted 1 base in 1 codon), with protein sequence MSSPEPPTELPEPDDPTGLTQPTYSNLGEVRAHLLPSKACRPRTPGSPSSDPQPLPPPLPQKILTRTQSLPTRRGLHPSSTQVKPPRRPLLGSHSVDESQAEARPAXSPAELTFGLAEAPLRLSLRDLHSPEAVLAALAAQQLEGLRAIYVRLRARLMGGHPGPCRPGHGFRLLDSSPCAESGDALYYRVVRVHEEAWHILAAKVPKPGADVPHPWGLELQASLSPHFNLQGLCGLVPEGTLPGAPWRGAVALAAEVPERTVAQWLAEACAQPPEEFAWAVALQLLQLSAALEFLEARGAALSELRPENLLLAAARGCAATGPPRLLLADFGRVCRRPPGPPGPHAPQLGRLLRALLGLAAPSTLASGLERLAAQLTRWRPSAARTRGALRALLWGPGPELRGRGAPLGPWLRARRALLLLRLAERAAGGEALGLEDWLCCEYLAEATESSMGQALALLWD encoded by the exons ATGAGCAGCCCGGAGCCACCCACAGAGCTCCCTGAGCCTGATGACCCCACCGGGTTGACACAGCCCACGTACAGCAACCTCG GTGAGGTCCGTGCCCACCTGCTGCCCTCCAAGGCCTGCCGCCCCCGGACCCCTGGGTCCCCCTCCAGCGACCcacagcccctgcccccacccctgccccagaaGATCCTAACCCGGACGCAGTCACTGCCCACACGCAGGGGCCTCCACCCCAGCTCTACCCAAGTAAAGCCGCCCCGGAGGCCCCTTCTGGGGTCCCACAGTGTGGACGAGAGCCAGGCCGAGGCAAGACCAG GGTCCCCTGCAGAGCTGACCTTCGGTCTGGCCGAGGCCCCGCTGCGCCTCTCCCTCCGCGATCTGCACAGCCCGGAGGCCGTGCTGGCTGCACTGGCTGCCCAGCAGCTGGAGGGCCTCCGTGCCATCTACGTCCGGCTCCGCGCCCGGCTGATGGGAGGCCACCCCGGGCCCTGCCGCCCCGGCCACGGCTTCCGCCTCCTGGACAGCTCGCCCTGCGCGGAGAGCGGGGACGCCCTGTACTACCGCGTGGTGCGCGTGCACGAGGAGGCCTGGCACATCCTGGCGGCCAAG GTGCCCAAGCCCGGGGCGGACGTGCCCCACCCGTGGGGCCTGGAGCTGCAGGCCTCCCTGTCCCCGCACTTCAATCTGCAGGGGCTGTGTGGCCTGGTGCCGGAAGGCACGCTGCCCGGGGCGCCCTGGAGGGGCGCGGTGGCGCTGGCAGCGGAGGTGCCCGAGCGCACGGTGGCGCAGTGGCTGGCGGAGGCCTGCGCGCAGCCGCCGGAGGAGTTCGCGTGGGCCGTGGCCCTGCAGCTCCTGCAGCTGAGCGCCGCCCTGGAGTTCCTGGAGGCCCGGGGCGCCGCCCTGAGCGAGCTGCGGCCGGAGAACTTGCTGCTGGCGGCCGCGCGGGGCTGTGCGGCGACGGGGCCCCCGCGCCTGCTCCTCGCTGACTTTGGCCGCGTCTGCCGGCGGCCCCCCGGCCCCCCCGGCCCCCACGCGCCGCAGCTGGGCCGCCTACTCCGCGCGCTGCTCGGCCTCGCTGCGCCCTCGACCTTGGCCTCGGGCCTGGAGCGCCTGGCCGCGCAGTTGACTCGCTGGCGGCCCTCGGCGGCCCGCACGCGGGGCGCGCTGCGGGCGCTGCTCTGGGGACCCGGGCCGGAGCTGCGCGGCCGGGGAGCACCGCTGGGGCCCTGGCTCAGGGCGCGCCGCGCGCTACTGCTCCTGCGCCTGGCAGAGCGGGCGGCAGGCGGGGAAGCGCTGGGTCTCGAGGACTGGCTGTGCTGCGAGTACCTGGCTGAGGCCACCGAGTCCTCGATGGGCCAGGCCCTGGCGCTGCTGTGGGACTGA